One stretch of Leptospira mtsangambouensis DNA includes these proteins:
- the coaD gene encoding pantetheine-phosphate adenylyltransferase — MKNIAVYPGSFDPFTNGHLDIIRRAHPLFEEIIIAVAINSKKTSLFSSEERVEMIGQVFKGWDKIKIDTFEGLTVDYCKEKNSRVILRGLRAVTDFDYEYAISLMNKKLAPEIETYFLMADNEYSFVSSTIVKEVARHGRAVSNQVPDIVGEALTKKFSI; from the coding sequence ATGAAAAATATCGCCGTATATCCAGGTTCTTTTGATCCGTTCACCAACGGTCATCTCGACATCATACGGCGAGCCCATCCGCTTTTTGAAGAGATCATTATTGCTGTGGCCATTAACTCAAAAAAAACTTCCTTATTTTCTTCTGAAGAACGTGTAGAAATGATCGGGCAAGTTTTTAAAGGTTGGGACAAAATCAAAATAGATACCTTCGAAGGTCTGACTGTCGATTATTGCAAAGAAAAAAACTCACGTGTGATTTTACGTGGGCTTCGTGCGGTAACTGACTTTGACTACGAATATGCGATTTCGCTTATGAACAAAAAATTAGCACCAGAAATCGAAACTTATTTTTTGATGGCTGACAATGAATACTCTTTTGTGTCATCTACCATCGTCAAAGAAGTAGCAAGACATGGAAGAGCAGTATCCAATCAAGTTCCAGACATTGTGGGCGAAGCCCTTACCAAAAAATTCTCCATCTAA
- a CDS encoding argininosuccinate synthase — translation MKEKPAPKKIVLAYSGGLDTSVILAWLKDTYGCEVIAFCADVGQKEELTGLEEKGKNTGASKVYIQDLRLEFARDFIFPAIRGNAIYEMRYLLGTSLARPLIAKAMAEVATKEGADAFSHGATGKGNDQVRFELTFKALSPNLQIIAPWRTWDFGGRADLIEYAKKKGIPVPVTAAKPYSMDRNLMHLSFEGGILEDPFNEPKEDMFILTVSPEKAPDKPTYLELDFENGDCVSIDGKKMNPLEVMETLNDIGGKNGVGRVDIVENRLVGIKSRGVYETPGGTILHIAHRDLESITLDRDTQHKKDELSQEFARYIYNGQWYSNQMNALRAYMDYTQKYVNGTVRIKLYKGSCTVVGRKSNKSLYNAGLSTFEKEELYNQYDAEGFINLYGLPMKEWARVNK, via the coding sequence ATGAAAGAGAAACCTGCTCCCAAAAAAATTGTTCTCGCTTACTCCGGAGGACTCGATACGTCCGTCATCCTGGCTTGGTTGAAAGATACCTACGGTTGTGAAGTCATTGCTTTTTGTGCCGATGTTGGTCAAAAAGAAGAACTTACCGGTCTGGAAGAAAAAGGAAAAAATACCGGAGCTTCCAAAGTGTACATCCAAGACCTACGTTTGGAATTTGCACGAGACTTTATTTTCCCTGCAATTCGCGGGAATGCCATTTATGAAATGCGTTATTTACTCGGAACCTCTCTGGCACGTCCTCTCATTGCAAAAGCAATGGCAGAAGTTGCTACAAAAGAAGGTGCGGATGCTTTCTCACATGGAGCGACAGGAAAAGGAAACGACCAAGTTCGTTTCGAACTCACTTTCAAAGCACTTTCACCTAACTTACAAATCATTGCTCCTTGGAGGACTTGGGATTTTGGTGGCCGTGCAGACCTAATTGAATACGCAAAGAAAAAAGGAATTCCAGTTCCTGTAACAGCTGCTAAACCATACAGCATGGATAGAAATTTAATGCACCTTTCTTTTGAAGGTGGAATTTTAGAAGATCCATTCAATGAACCGAAAGAAGATATGTTTATCTTAACTGTGTCTCCTGAAAAAGCTCCTGACAAACCAACCTATTTGGAATTGGATTTTGAAAACGGAGACTGCGTTTCTATCGACGGAAAAAAAATGAATCCTCTCGAAGTGATGGAAACCTTAAATGATATAGGTGGAAAAAATGGAGTGGGCCGAGTTGATATCGTAGAAAACAGACTTGTCGGAATCAAATCTCGCGGGGTTTATGAAACTCCTGGTGGAACCATCCTTCATATTGCTCACCGCGATTTAGAATCCATCACACTTGATCGTGATACCCAACACAAAAAAGATGAACTCTCTCAAGAGTTTGCTCGTTATATTTACAATGGCCAATGGTATTCCAACCAAATGAATGCTTTGCGTGCTTATATGGATTATACACAAAAGTATGTCAATGGAACTGTACGAATCAAATTGTACAAAGGAAGTTGTACGGTTGTGGGACGAAAATCCAACAAATCTCTTTACAATGCAGGCCTTTCTACATTTGAAAAAGAAGAATTGTACAACCAATACGATGCCGAAGGTTTTATCAACCTATACGGACTGCCTATGAAAGAATGGGCAAGGGTAAACAAATAA
- a CDS encoding FAD-dependent oxidoreductase, with translation MKPGIYRDYKSYANKETIVVDVVVIGSGCGGSTMAYELSKKGIKVALLEQGGNYHTGTFDNNELNMAGKVSAERNFHTTADGGINLVYGNNLGGASVHYWADSYRTPDDRLLLWNRKYGIENHLPEDLHSYWQELETDLHVTPAGEESFNPMNRLFRSASQRLGWEGHAVPQARKNCQKSGHCMQGCMFGAKQSQLVTHIPRAVQLGTDVYTDLRAEKLNYVGQKVTGLEAVVIDRRTLRPTATKITFLSKAVCVSAGGFGSSTFLLRNGLKKRLPALGEFLAINPSPMVHALYEEPIVQWRNIPAAYGVEDFRLARYQNGKYKEGGYMLMPNQLQPATLAALIPSFGKDHFYYMKQMEHLGGTIGWIDDVDGELGSIEVDLFGKRKIHYPFGKITKQIFSDLTFKQMKLNFEAGAKEVFLAGMKLRKYSKLPKKEEIDALAWRPAEFPMAAPHPAGGCRMGKSSENSVVNSRHQVHGFQNLFVADSSVFPTGVSVDPSFTIMAFSKKASGFVMDVM, from the coding sequence ATGAAACCGGGAATATATAGAGATTACAAAAGTTATGCGAATAAGGAAACCATTGTTGTTGATGTAGTGGTGATTGGTTCTGGTTGTGGTGGTTCGACAATGGCCTATGAACTTTCCAAAAAAGGGATCAAAGTCGCTCTCCTGGAACAAGGAGGAAACTACCACACAGGAACCTTTGATAACAATGAACTCAATATGGCTGGCAAGGTTTCTGCGGAGAGAAATTTTCATACGACGGCAGATGGTGGGATCAACCTCGTGTATGGAAATAATTTGGGTGGGGCCTCAGTTCACTACTGGGCCGATAGTTACCGAACCCCAGATGACAGGCTGTTATTATGGAATCGTAAATATGGAATCGAAAACCATCTTCCGGAAGACCTACATTCTTATTGGCAGGAATTGGAAACAGACCTTCATGTAACCCCAGCGGGTGAAGAATCCTTTAACCCAATGAACAGATTGTTTCGTAGCGCCTCACAGCGATTAGGTTGGGAAGGACATGCAGTTCCTCAGGCTAGGAAAAACTGCCAAAAATCTGGGCATTGTATGCAAGGTTGTATGTTTGGGGCCAAACAGTCACAACTTGTGACTCATATTCCAAGAGCCGTGCAACTGGGAACCGATGTGTATACCGACCTGCGTGCCGAAAAGTTAAACTATGTTGGTCAGAAAGTCACTGGCCTCGAAGCCGTGGTGATAGACAGAAGAACCCTTCGGCCAACGGCGACAAAAATCACTTTTTTATCCAAAGCTGTTTGTGTTTCCGCAGGTGGTTTTGGCAGTTCTACTTTTTTACTTCGCAATGGACTCAAAAAAAGATTACCGGCACTTGGTGAGTTTTTGGCAATCAATCCTTCTCCCATGGTACATGCGTTATATGAAGAACCCATCGTACAATGGAGAAATATTCCCGCAGCTTATGGTGTTGAGGATTTCCGATTGGCCAGATACCAAAATGGAAAGTACAAAGAGGGTGGATATATGTTAATGCCAAACCAATTGCAACCCGCCACTCTTGCGGCTCTTATTCCTAGTTTTGGAAAAGATCATTTTTATTATATGAAACAAATGGAACATTTGGGTGGAACCATTGGTTGGATTGATGATGTGGATGGGGAACTGGGTTCTATCGAAGTGGATCTGTTTGGAAAACGAAAAATTCATTATCCTTTTGGAAAGATCACCAAACAAATCTTTAGTGATCTCACTTTCAAACAAATGAAGTTAAACTTTGAAGCCGGTGCCAAAGAAGTTTTTCTTGCGGGTATGAAACTTCGTAAATATTCCAAACTTCCTAAAAAAGAAGAAATTGATGCTCTCGCATGGAGACCTGCGGAATTTCCAATGGCAGCTCCCCACCCTGCCGGTGGATGCCGGATGGGAAAATCGAGCGAAAATTCCGTTGTGAATTCTCGCCACCAAGTGCATGGGTTCCAAAATCTATTTGTGGCTGACTCTTCTGTTTTTCCTACAGGAGTCAGTGTGGATCCAAGTTTTACCATTATGGCTTTTAGTAAAAAAGCCTCTGGATTTGTAATGGATGTTATGTGA
- the rlmD gene encoding 23S rRNA (uracil(1939)-C(5))-methyltransferase RlmD — MTTSPGTKICTHFGTCGGCNYLDIDYTKELRKKEQNIKELFKTYRHLEFRTIVPSPSPEYYRHKIQLPFGRRNIANKTLLTLGLFNKESTFVLDQTECQIQDPGLTEIALAVKQWARREGLLPYNEKSKRGMMKYLVARKSFSTGEIILGIVTAKEDLPHAKDASKRLHTAIQNRIGKTGKFGKIVGIIQNINTKHTTMALGREEHLLWGRPYIHEHFGKHKFRVGLSTFLQVNPIQTPSLYNLVLDEIEPNSRVIDAYSGIGTISFWISGNCKEVMGIEENPNSHKTALESVKFNKIHNVRFRKGRVAEVLPTLFGKNYDTLVLDPPRTGLGVEVAETILGMGFKKIVYVSCDPMSLREDTNLLARQYFLNSVQPVDMFPRTDHVETVAVFRNKNLT; from the coding sequence ATGACAACAAGTCCTGGAACAAAAATCTGCACTCATTTCGGAACCTGTGGTGGTTGTAATTATCTAGACATTGATTACACCAAAGAACTTCGAAAAAAAGAACAAAACATCAAAGAGCTTTTTAAAACCTATCGCCATTTGGAATTTCGTACGATTGTTCCCAGTCCCTCACCAGAATATTACCGTCACAAAATCCAACTTCCTTTTGGACGTAGAAACATAGCCAACAAAACCTTACTCACATTAGGTTTATTTAATAAAGAATCTACTTTTGTTCTCGACCAAACCGAATGCCAAATCCAAGACCCAGGCCTAACCGAAATTGCACTGGCCGTCAAACAATGGGCTAGGCGAGAAGGACTTCTCCCTTACAATGAAAAATCCAAACGAGGGATGATGAAATACCTCGTTGCAAGAAAATCTTTTTCCACAGGAGAAATCATTCTTGGGATTGTCACTGCCAAAGAAGATCTCCCTCATGCCAAAGATGCCTCCAAAAGACTCCACACTGCCATCCAAAACCGAATTGGAAAAACAGGAAAGTTTGGAAAAATTGTAGGGATCATCCAAAACATCAATACAAAACACACAACAATGGCACTTGGCCGCGAAGAACATCTGTTATGGGGTAGGCCCTATATCCACGAACATTTTGGAAAACATAAATTCCGCGTGGGCCTTTCTACTTTTTTGCAAGTCAACCCCATCCAAACACCAAGTTTGTACAATTTGGTTCTAGATGAAATCGAACCAAACTCCCGAGTCATTGATGCTTATTCGGGAATCGGAACCATTTCGTTTTGGATTTCAGGAAATTGCAAAGAGGTGATGGGAATTGAAGAAAATCCCAACTCACACAAAACCGCATTAGAATCAGTCAAATTCAACAAAATCCATAATGTACGTTTCCGCAAAGGAAGGGTGGCCGAAGTGTTACCAACTCTTTTCGGAAAAAACTATGATACCTTAGTCCTCGACCCTCCGCGCACAGGACTCGGTGTCGAAGTGGCAGAAACCATTTTGGGTATGGGTTTCAAAAAAATTGTATATGTGTCTTGTGATCCAATGAGTCTCAGAGAAGATACAAATCTTTTGGCAAGGCAATACTTCTTAAATTCTGTGCAACCAGTGGATATGTTCCCAAGAACCGACCACGTAGAAACCGTAGCCGTTTTTAGAAACAAAAACCTCACATAA
- a CDS encoding quinone-dependent dihydroorotate dehydrogenase produces MFYNHLIKPILFHLDPESAHHLAATFLSLSQKIPFFHKTLSSIFEYKSKRLEQTIQGIHFPNPLGLAAGFDKTAELFPTMIHMGFGFIEVGTITAKGQPGNDKPRLFRYPKHKALINRMGFNNPGADIAESNIKNQQKLGVRGINAGKSKVTELENAVGDYVYTLKKLVPYGDYAVINISSPNTPGLRTLQTKKTLIDLIEGILSAFDHKFPIPLYLKFAPDLSEEELIENLKVCLDYKISGVILTNTTLNKEILGEKNPEEGGLSGGPLFERSLHFVSLAYKTLKGKIPIIGVGGIDSGEKAKQMMEAGANLVQIYTGYIYEGPFLPYQICSYLDKVVKEKKLNNISELVGSGN; encoded by the coding sequence TTGTTCTACAACCACCTGATCAAACCTATCTTGTTTCATTTAGATCCAGAATCTGCACACCATTTGGCTGCAACCTTCCTTTCGCTTTCACAAAAGATCCCTTTTTTCCATAAGACTCTTTCTTCAATCTTTGAATACAAATCGAAACGACTGGAACAAACCATTCAGGGAATCCATTTCCCCAATCCATTAGGACTTGCCGCAGGATTCGACAAAACAGCTGAACTTTTTCCCACAATGATTCATATGGGTTTTGGATTTATCGAAGTAGGAACCATTACTGCAAAAGGACAACCAGGCAACGACAAACCAAGACTCTTCCGTTATCCCAAACACAAAGCCCTCATCAACCGAATGGGATTCAATAATCCTGGGGCCGACATTGCCGAATCGAATATAAAGAACCAACAAAAGTTGGGTGTACGTGGAATCAATGCGGGAAAATCAAAAGTCACTGAATTAGAAAATGCTGTTGGTGATTATGTTTATACATTAAAGAAATTGGTTCCCTATGGGGATTATGCTGTGATCAATATCAGCTCTCCCAACACTCCAGGCTTAAGAACACTCCAAACGAAAAAAACTCTTATCGATCTCATCGAAGGTATCCTATCTGCTTTTGATCACAAGTTTCCAATTCCCTTGTATTTAAAATTTGCTCCTGATCTATCAGAAGAAGAGTTAATCGAAAATCTAAAGGTTTGTTTGGATTATAAAATCAGTGGAGTCATTTTGACCAATACCACACTTAACAAAGAAATCCTTGGGGAAAAAAATCCAGAAGAAGGTGGACTCTCTGGTGGACCACTTTTCGAAAGGTCACTTCATTTTGTTTCCCTTGCTTACAAAACTCTAAAGGGAAAAATTCCGATCATTGGTGTCGGAGGAATTGACTCAGGAGAAAAAGCAAAACAGATGATGGAAGCCGGTGCCAACCTAGTCCAAATTTACACTGGTTATATTTATGAAGGACCGTTTCTTCCTTACCAAATTTGTTCCTATCTCGACAAAGTGGTAAAAGAAAAAAAACTAAATAACATCTCCGAACTTGTGGGATCAGGAAACTAA
- a CDS encoding cation:proton antiporter, which produces MKTRSSFFYGFTILLFGSLGYFLLQAGTLLEAAKNIVIVTNEHLDTENFFNRFHHPLALLFLQIIIVCGAARFVGYIFSRKLKQPSVMGEIVAGILLGPSLLGYYFPETMGFLFPPSSLPTLGTLSQIGLVLFMFIIGMELDISVLKNKAHSAVVISHASIIFPFFLGMILAYYFYTDYAPENVGFLSFSLFMGIAMSITAFPVLARILQERNLTRTPLGAMVLTCAAADDITAWILLAIIVTISKAGNLNTALFTIGLSFAYILTMIYLVAPFLKRLGSIYISRENLTRTAVALILMILFLSSLATEVIGIHALFGAFLAGVIMPAEGNLKKLIAEKIEDIAVILFLPIFFVITGLRTEIGLLNGSHLWMVFGLVILVAVVGKFVGSAFAAKVSGSNWEDALSIGALMNTRGLMELVVLNIGYDLGILSPEIFAVFVLMALVTTLSTGPLLDGIQKFFSKSEKRVPTEKPVDRKLRVLVAFAQEKMGKSLVRFAYSLSGNQKKNLEITALHISPNDSLSNEEIRRYRDASFESIRQTGAQMGVQVQTEYRITDNVTYEIVNFAKIKHTDILLIGAAKPLFSRSYTGGKIKGILNYCPATVGVLIDNGLESVEKVAILYKGEKDPILGFAQKLTSLKGMKSNKIKVEDLVQPETDLSPYPIALNKITGYSLILIDLNVWEEMGFEKMDLLPTSFLLVRFLST; this is translated from the coding sequence ATGAAAACACGTTCTTCTTTTTTTTATGGATTCACCATACTACTGTTTGGTTCCCTTGGATACTTTCTTTTACAAGCAGGAACTCTTCTTGAAGCAGCAAAAAACATTGTCATTGTTACCAATGAACATTTGGATACGGAAAATTTTTTCAATCGTTTCCATCATCCATTAGCACTTCTATTCTTACAAATCATCATCGTCTGTGGTGCTGCAAGATTTGTAGGATATATATTTTCAAGAAAACTAAAACAACCTTCCGTCATGGGAGAGATTGTAGCCGGGATTTTACTTGGGCCATCACTTCTTGGTTACTACTTCCCAGAAACCATGGGATTTTTGTTTCCACCATCAAGCCTCCCCACTCTTGGAACCTTAAGCCAAATTGGTTTGGTGCTTTTTATGTTCATCATCGGAATGGAACTTGATATCTCCGTTCTTAAAAACAAAGCACATTCCGCTGTTGTGATTAGCCATGCCAGTATCATCTTCCCTTTCTTTTTGGGCATGATTTTGGCTTATTATTTTTATACTGATTATGCGCCTGAGAATGTAGGATTTTTGTCCTTCTCACTTTTTATGGGAATTGCAATGAGTATCACTGCCTTTCCAGTGCTCGCAAGGATCCTCCAAGAAAGAAATCTGACACGAACACCACTTGGTGCGATGGTTCTCACTTGTGCAGCAGCAGATGACATCACTGCTTGGATCTTACTTGCGATCATAGTCACCATTTCCAAAGCAGGAAATCTCAACACGGCACTTTTCACCATTGGATTGTCTTTTGCTTATATCCTAACAATGATTTATCTAGTGGCACCTTTTCTCAAACGATTGGGTTCCATTTATATTTCAAGGGAAAACTTAACAAGAACCGCAGTGGCTCTTATTTTGATGATTTTATTTTTGTCCTCTCTGGCAACAGAAGTCATAGGAATCCATGCACTATTTGGTGCCTTCCTTGCTGGTGTGATTATGCCAGCGGAAGGAAATCTTAAAAAACTCATCGCAGAAAAGATAGAAGACATCGCTGTTATTTTATTTCTCCCCATTTTCTTTGTGATCACAGGCCTTAGAACAGAAATTGGCCTACTCAATGGTTCTCACCTTTGGATGGTATTTGGTCTTGTCATCCTTGTGGCTGTGGTGGGTAAATTTGTGGGAAGTGCCTTTGCTGCCAAAGTTTCAGGTTCGAATTGGGAAGATGCCCTCTCCATCGGAGCCCTTATGAACACAAGAGGACTCATGGAACTTGTGGTCCTCAATATCGGATACGATCTTGGAATTTTAAGTCCTGAAATCTTTGCGGTTTTTGTGTTAATGGCTCTTGTCACCACCCTTTCCACAGGACCTTTACTCGATGGAATTCAAAAGTTTTTCTCTAAATCAGAAAAACGAGTTCCTACCGAAAAACCTGTGGATCGCAAGTTACGAGTGTTAGTGGCCTTTGCCCAAGAAAAAATGGGAAAAAGTCTCGTTCGGTTTGCTTATTCCCTTTCCGGTAACCAAAAGAAAAATTTGGAAATCACTGCTTTACACATTTCACCAAACGACTCTTTGTCTAATGAAGAAATTCGTCGTTACCGTGACGCCAGTTTTGAATCCATTCGCCAAACAGGTGCACAAATGGGTGTCCAAGTCCAAACAGAATATCGCATCACTGACAATGTCACTTATGAAATTGTCAATTTTGCCAAAATCAAACATACAGATATTTTACTCATTGGTGCTGCCAAACCCCTATTTTCTCGCAGTTATACAGGTGGAAAAATCAAAGGAATTCTCAACTATTGCCCCGCAACGGTTGGAGTGCTCATTGACAATGGCTTGGAATCAGTGGAAAAAGTAGCCATCCTTTACAAAGGGGAAAAGGATCCCATTCTTGGATTTGCCCAGAAGCTAACATCCCTCAAGGGGATGAAGTCGAACAAAATCAAGGTGGAAGACCTAGTACAACCCGAAACAGATCTAAGTCCCTATCCGATCGCCTTAAATAAAATCACCGGGTATTCATTGATTCTCATCGATCTAAATGTTTGGGAAGAAATGGGATTTGAGAAAATGGATCTCCTTCCAACTTCATTTCTTTTGGTTCGTTTTTTAAGCACCTAA
- a CDS encoding sensor histidine kinase → MAPNSSFSRIWQNPSDFPPEAVLRELENLLRSNPDFWLKINRDGIIVDYKTSRFVNIGDKPETLLGKHIDVGLPPYLREITAEALAYLSEKKSQVFWKEYSYGEEPNIRHVEVRFVVLYEGYIMSNHRDITERKRLENAFLESESRFLSMAQNAADSIIIINDDGIIQFFNKTAENTFGYTHDEVIGKNVTIIIPGEYKEKHDEYLRRYKATGTQHIIGVGRELIALRKSGEIFPCELSVGEFKTKSGKMFTGILRDISQRKIQEEELYQYRNHLEELVESQTMDLKMSKNIAEEASYMKSLFLANISHELKTPIHAILSYAELGEEKSATVTPEKIKEYFQIIDSSGKRLLGLLENLLDIAKLESGKMRYLFEKNCLKETAKFVINEMRVILEKRGITVVLLDKEERWEAEFDYERIQQVIRNILSNALKFIPNDTNIEISMFRREFIPRKTQSYVNGIGIQIRDFGPGIPPEDLDKIFEKFIQSKQVKAGTKGTGLGLSISREIVNDHHGLLYAENHETKGAIFTMLIPCSREELR, encoded by the coding sequence ATGGCACCTAATTCTTCATTTTCCCGAATCTGGCAGAACCCTTCCGACTTTCCGCCGGAAGCCGTACTCCGGGAACTGGAAAACCTACTTAGGTCCAATCCAGATTTTTGGCTCAAAATCAACCGAGATGGAATCATCGTTGATTATAAAACATCCAGGTTTGTCAATATTGGAGATAAACCAGAAACACTACTTGGCAAACACATCGATGTGGGCCTACCTCCTTATTTACGTGAAATTACTGCAGAAGCATTGGCTTATTTATCTGAGAAAAAAAGCCAAGTCTTTTGGAAAGAATACTCTTATGGTGAAGAACCAAACATCCGACATGTGGAAGTTCGATTTGTAGTTCTCTATGAAGGATATATCATGTCCAACCATAGGGACATTACGGAAAGAAAACGTTTGGAGAATGCGTTTTTAGAAAGTGAATCCAGATTCCTTTCTATGGCACAAAATGCCGCCGATTCCATTATCATCATTAATGATGATGGTATTATCCAATTTTTTAACAAAACAGCAGAAAATACCTTTGGATATACTCATGATGAAGTCATTGGTAAAAATGTTACAATAATCATACCTGGTGAATACAAAGAAAAACATGATGAGTACTTACGAAGGTATAAAGCTACAGGTACTCAACATATCATCGGAGTGGGTCGGGAACTTATCGCACTACGAAAGTCAGGTGAAATTTTTCCTTGTGAACTATCTGTGGGTGAATTTAAAACAAAATCAGGGAAAATGTTTACAGGGATATTACGAGACATTAGTCAAAGGAAAATCCAAGAAGAAGAATTATACCAATATAGAAATCATTTGGAAGAGTTGGTAGAAAGCCAAACGATGGACTTAAAAATGTCCAAAAATATTGCGGAAGAAGCTTCCTATATGAAATCTCTTTTTCTAGCTAATATTTCTCATGAACTAAAAACACCAATCCATGCCATTTTAAGTTATGCTGAACTAGGAGAAGAAAAATCAGCCACTGTCACTCCAGAAAAAATTAAGGAGTATTTTCAGATTATTGATTCTTCCGGTAAACGATTGTTAGGTTTACTGGAAAATTTGTTAGATATTGCCAAATTAGAATCTGGCAAAATGCGTTATTTATTTGAGAAAAATTGTCTGAAAGAAACTGCAAAGTTTGTGATCAACGAAATGCGAGTCATTTTGGAAAAAAGAGGGATTACAGTTGTCTTATTAGATAAGGAAGAACGATGGGAAGCCGAGTTCGACTACGAAAGAATTCAACAGGTGATACGAAATATCCTCTCAAATGCATTAAAATTCATCCCAAATGACACTAATATTGAAATTAGTATGTTCAGAAGAGAATTTATTCCGAGAAAAACTCAGTCATATGTCAACGGTATCGGAATACAGATTCGCGATTTTGGACCGGGGATTCCTCCGGAAGATTTGGATAAAATTTTTGAAAAATTCATCCAGTCCAAACAGGTGAAAGCGGGGACAAAGGGCACGGGGCTTGGATTATCCATCTCCCGAGAGATTGTCAATGACCATCACGGATTGTTGTATGCCGAGAACCATGAAACAAAGGGAGCAATTTTTACTATGTTAATTCCTTGTTCTCGTGAGGAACTCCGATGA
- a CDS encoding nitrilase-related carbon-nitrogen hydrolase: MRFPVSFSVFVSIFIFTIHCQKQIVPQEEISRYVPNPKIYIQKEGMAKRGSFVGMEPYLNKYSYATEDSFYLALNEYFRMAKENELLFVDRSIVVLPEYIGTWLVVTAEDKSIFATNTIQEAMEVLVKHNLGSFLWHYLFSNSYSSDTLKETLFRMKAWQMSDRYQSVFARLAREYRVSIVAGSIVLPHPKVIEGKITPTDGPLENVSFYFHPDGRVDDQMVRKLFPIVDEKEFLKEGKLEENPSYQTPLGKLYTMVCADSWFPEVYKELKKTESELLAVPSFVSPADAWTTKWQGYNGYANPKDVDPKDIGSISERAAWKKYAMSGRLKDPKVKAGINVFFRGEIWDLVASGDAFLTLTGKSVLNLVKEEKNQGRIYVLYL; encoded by the coding sequence ATGCGTTTTCCCGTTTCTTTTTCTGTTTTCGTAAGCATTTTCATTTTTACGATCCACTGCCAAAAGCAAATTGTTCCGCAAGAGGAAATCTCCCGATACGTACCTAACCCAAAGATATACATCCAAAAAGAGGGAATGGCAAAACGTGGAAGTTTTGTAGGGATGGAACCCTATCTCAACAAGTATAGTTACGCAACAGAAGATAGTTTTTATCTGGCTTTGAACGAATACTTTCGGATGGCAAAGGAAAATGAACTTCTCTTTGTGGATCGTAGCATCGTTGTTTTACCGGAATACATTGGAACCTGGCTTGTGGTGACTGCCGAGGATAAATCCATTTTTGCAACCAATACAATCCAAGAAGCAATGGAAGTTTTGGTAAAACATAACCTCGGTTCTTTTCTTTGGCACTATCTCTTCAGTAACTCTTACTCAAGTGACACATTAAAAGAAACACTATTTCGTATGAAGGCATGGCAAATGTCTGACAGATACCAATCTGTTTTTGCAAGACTTGCCAGAGAGTATCGAGTGTCCATCGTTGCTGGTTCGATTGTTTTGCCTCACCCAAAAGTCATTGAAGGGAAAATCACTCCGACCGATGGGCCTTTAGAAAACGTAAGTTTTTATTTTCATCCCGATGGTAGAGTGGATGATCAGATGGTTCGCAAACTCTTTCCCATTGTTGATGAAAAAGAATTCTTAAAAGAAGGTAAGTTAGAGGAAAATCCAAGTTACCAAACCCCACTTGGGAAGTTATACACAATGGTCTGCGCCGATTCCTGGTTTCCTGAAGTATATAAGGAATTAAAAAAAACGGAATCGGAGTTACTTGCAGTTCCCTCATTTGTATCGCCGGCTGATGCCTGGACAACCAAATGGCAGGGTTACAACGGTTATGCGAATCCAAAAGATGTAGATCCCAAAGACATTGGTTCCATTTCTGAGCGTGCCGCTTGGAAAAAATATGCGATGAGTGGTCGTCTCAAAGATCCAAAGGTAAAAGCAGGAATCAATGTGTTTTTCCGAGGTGAAATTTGGGACCTTGTCGCCAGCGGAGATGCCTTTTTGACATTAACTGGAAAATCAGTATTAAATCTTGTGAAAGAAGAAAAAAACCAAGGAAGAATCTATGTACTCTATCTCTAG